GTGCCACCGTCGTGGCTGAATGCCACCGGCGCGGTGGAGAGCGGAACCGCGTCCGTGGCGTCCGTCTGGCCTTCGGTGAAGGTCCCGTCGCCGACCGGCGGGGCAAGTTCCACCCCTGACCAGTAGAGGACGGCGCTCGCTGGCACCGTCAGGCTGGGGTCGGCCCCGCAGACTCCGATACAGAAGGCGGTGGAGCTGACGGTGGCGGTCCAGGTGGCGTCCGCGGCGCCCCGGTTGTCGGTGACCGTGACGACTCCCATCTGCCCCGCAATGAGGCTGCCCGGTGGCTGTGAGTCGCCATCGACGTCGCCGAGAGTCACGGCCGCAGGCGCACTGATCTCCAGCAGGCCTTCCTCCAACAGGAATGTCACGACGGTGTCCGCGGTGTCGGTCACCGCCGCCTTCGCGGGGGCCGCCATGAGCCCGACCGCTGCAATGGCGGCCACGCCGCCCACGAGGATTCTGCTGATTCGCACGTCGTCCGTACCCTTCTCGAAGTGATGACCCCCCGCCGCGCGCCGGTATCCCGACGCCACGGGTCACTCCGAAATATAGGGCGACTCACTCATAAGCAGGTCGAAAACGTCTAAATCCGACATCGTCCTTGTTGTGCCTGAAGCGCGGAATGGGCGCCGTCGAACTGATATCGCCTTGAAGCGCTACAGGACGGACTCGGCAGCGGCCAGGAAGGCGTCGTTCTCGGCCGGCGTGCCGATGGTGACCCGTACGCCCTCGCCGGCGAACGGGCGGACGATGATCCCGCGCGCCTCGCAGGCCTGCGCGAACGACACCGACCGGTCACCCAGCGGCAGCCAGACGAAGTTGGCCTGGCTCTCCGGCACGGTCCCGCCGATCGGTCCGGCCGGCAGCCGCTTGCGCAGCGCCTCGGTCACCCGCTCCCGCTCGGCGATCACCAGCGCGCAACGTCGGCGTACCTCGTCGGCCTGGGTGAGCGCGGCCAACGCCCCGGCCTGGGCGGCCAGGCTGGTGGAGAACGGGGTGACCACCTTGCGGACCGCGGCGGCCACCTCCGGCTGCCCGACCAGGAAACCGATCCGCAGCCCGGCCAGCCCCCACGCCTTCGACAGGGTGCGCAGCACCACCACGTTGGGCCGGTCGCCGTACGCCGTCAGGCCGTCCGGCACCTCGGCGTCGGTGACGAACTCCCGGTACGCCTCGTCGAGCACCACCAGCACGTCGTCCGGTACGGCGTCGAGGAACCGGTCGAGTTCGGCGCGGCG
The nucleotide sequence above comes from Plantactinospora soyae. Encoded proteins:
- the hisC gene encoding histidinol-phosphate transaminase; amino-acid sequence: MTGSTSSTPGPDRRPRRPRLTRADLDALPNYVPGRSPADLARELGLPEAIKLASNEVPYGPLPGVVEAVAEAVAGVHRYPDMGVLALRDALAERYGVDADRIATGCGSVALAEHLVRATCLPGDEVVYSWRSFEAYPIIVATSGATSVRVPNTADHGHDLSAMAAAVTDRTRLILVCNPNNPTGTSLRRAELDRFLDAVPDDVLVVLDEAYREFVTDAEVPDGLTAYGDRPNVVVLRTLSKAWGLAGLRIGFLVGQPEVAAAVRKVVTPFSTSLAAQAGALAALTQADEVRRRCALVIAERERVTEALRKRLPAGPIGGTVPESQANFVWLPLGDRSVSFAQACEARGIIVRPFAGEGVRVTIGTPAENDAFLAAAESVL